From a region of the Thermodesulfovibrionales bacterium genome:
- a CDS encoding glycosyltransferase family 4 protein: MKKALILTGFDPLTHTGGIEAFTKTLLRLFESMHIQGDLLCASDFGNTFNLHHEFSGRVYAAGRSLLSLDTGEYECIVSNGYYGGGYFPKTVKTFTIFHSTHAGYADAIKGCIPHSTYLEIRNIVGDVLERSAASGAKIIAVSELVKTELQEYYGLQDIDVIPDPVDTDVFSPTLGKEEAREKYGIHRSRRVGLFVGRWEISKGKDIAERIMADMRDLFWVIVTASGGESPPPRGENILTLSGLNRSEMAEIYRLSDFMLSPSRYEGFGLAAAEAMASGIPVIGTPVGFLGEICGERPFSAVSVSADPRDEGATTLAMKESIQRLFSDSELYREISEKGRTFISNNYGFVHWQERMKKALCLN; this comes from the coding sequence TTGAAAAAGGCACTGATACTCACCGGTTTTGACCCCCTCACCCATACAGGAGGAATCGAGGCATTCACAAAGACCCTCCTCAGGCTTTTCGAATCGATGCACATACAGGGCGACCTCCTCTGCGCCTCTGATTTCGGAAATACCTTCAACCTCCATCATGAGTTCAGCGGACGGGTATACGCCGCGGGCAGAAGCCTGCTCTCCCTTGATACCGGCGAGTATGAATGCATCGTCTCCAATGGGTACTATGGCGGAGGATATTTTCCCAAAACCGTGAAGACCTTTACGATTTTTCACTCGACCCATGCAGGGTATGCCGATGCGATCAAGGGCTGCATTCCTCACAGCACCTACCTTGAAATACGCAACATCGTCGGGGACGTGCTTGAGCGAAGTGCTGCTTCCGGGGCAAAGATAATCGCCGTGAGTGAGCTTGTGAAAACCGAACTTCAGGAGTATTACGGACTTCAGGATATTGATGTTATTCCTGATCCCGTTGACACGGACGTTTTTTCGCCAACCCTAGGCAAGGAAGAGGCGAGGGAGAAATACGGCATTCACCGTTCACGAAGGGTGGGGCTCTTCGTCGGCAGGTGGGAAATATCGAAAGGAAAAGACATCGCCGAAAGGATAATGGCGGATATGAGAGATCTGTTCTGGGTTATTGTGACTGCATCGGGTGGAGAGAGTCCCCCGCCTCGGGGTGAGAACATTCTCACGCTTTCCGGTCTCAACCGTTCAGAGATGGCAGAGATCTATAGACTGTCTGATTTCATGTTGTCCCCTTCGAGATATGAAGGATTCGGATTGGCTGCCGCCGAGGCGATGGCATCGGGGATTCCCGTCATAGGAACCCCAGTCGGGTTTCTCGGAGAGATCTGCGGGGAAAGACCCTTCTCGGCAGTTTCTGTCAGCGCAGATCCTCGTGATGAAGGCGCTACGACGCTGGCGATGAAAGAGTCAATACAGAGACTCTTCTCCGACAGCGAACTCTATAGAGAAATTTCTGAAAAAGGCAGGACATTCATCTCGAACAATTACGGTTTCGTGCACTGGCAGGAACGGATGAAAAAGGCCTTATGTCTGAATTAG
- a CDS encoding PIG-L deacetylase family protein: MSELDSIRHELRDIERALVLSPHPDDETLGCGGTMARYSGKIDFTVAALSNGEAVNIPEDNRADLRRRELSDALGILGIKDRVFLDIPDGKFSHYKVEIREKLSELITLKNPQMIFSPSPLDLHEDHRETALACIEILEKMPSIKIAFYEIYNPIRFNTLVDISGQIEIKKEALARYHYSLLGKEDIFIASVTSLNRFRSLFALRDSYYEAFWMPAAVVGLTDALNWLTCNVSPPTPEDRLLSSLRVADSLVHEFRTAEDELKEKTETALSLSQELRDREETIRSLQERLRFIETSLSWKLVGRFRKIKSGLLPEGTQRRRLYDKVIGSLKNSIS; encoded by the coding sequence ATGTCTGAATTAGATAGCATCAGACATGAACTGCGCGATATTGAAAGGGCGCTCGTTCTGTCTCCCCATCCTGATGATGAGACCCTCGGGTGCGGCGGCACCATGGCCCGCTATTCGGGAAAAATCGATTTTACCGTCGCCGCTCTTTCGAACGGTGAGGCGGTTAACATACCCGAAGATAACAGGGCTGACCTGAGGAGGCGAGAACTGAGCGACGCCCTGGGAATCCTCGGCATAAAGGACAGGGTCTTCCTAGATATCCCCGATGGAAAGTTTTCTCATTACAAGGTCGAAATACGGGAAAAACTCTCCGAGTTGATCACGCTGAAAAACCCCCAGATGATTTTTTCTCCCTCGCCGCTTGATCTCCATGAGGATCACAGGGAGACCGCTCTTGCCTGCATTGAGATTCTCGAAAAAATGCCCTCTATCAAAATCGCCTTCTACGAAATATACAATCCGATCCGGTTTAATACGCTCGTCGACATCAGCGGCCAGATAGAGATAAAGAAAGAGGCCCTCGCCCGCTACCATTATAGTCTGCTCGGAAAAGAAGATATCTTCATCGCATCGGTTACTTCCCTGAATAGGTTCAGGTCGCTCTTCGCCCTCAGGGATTCCTATTACGAGGCGTTCTGGATGCCGGCCGCCGTCGTCGGTCTGACCGACGCGCTGAACTGGCTCACCTGCAATGTCTCTCCTCCTACGCCTGAAGACAGGCTGCTCAGCTCCCTCAGGGTCGCAGACTCGCTCGTGCATGAATTCAGGACAGCCGAAGACGAACTGAAGGAAAAGACCGAGACCGCTCTTTCTCTCTCTCAGGAACTCAGGGATAGGGAAGAGACGATACGTTCTTTACAAGAGAGACTGCGGTTCATCGAAACAAGCCTCTCATGGAAGCTGGTCGGAAGATTTCGCAAGATCAAGAGTGGTCTCCTGCCTGAAGGGACCCAGAGGAGGAGACTCTATGACAAGGTTATCGGCTCCTTGAAAAACTCGATTTCTTAA